One part of the Oryzias melastigma strain HK-1 linkage group LG21, ASM292280v2, whole genome shotgun sequence genome encodes these proteins:
- the crygs2 gene encoding crystallin, gamma S2, with amino-acid sequence MGRIIFYEDKNFQGRRYECDSDCSDFHAYLSRCNSIRVESGAWVVYERPNYMGYQYVLTRGEYPEYQRWMGLNDRLSSCKIIHFTNGSQYKMQLYEKADFGGQAVEATEDCPSILEKFRLREVNSCKVFDGCWVLYEHPNYRGRQYFLEKGEYRKPSEWGAISVAVQSFRRFTE; translated from the exons ATGGGCAGG atcATCTTCTATGAGGATAAGAACTTCCAGGGCCGCCGCTATGAGTGCGACAGCGACTGCTCGGATTTCCATGCCTACCTGAGCCGCTGCAACTCCATCCGTGTGGAGAGTGGGGCCTGGGTGGTGTACGAGAGGCCCAACTACATGGGCTACCAATACGTGCTGACCCGGGGGGAGTACCCAGAGTACCAGCGCTGGATGGGGCTCAATGACCGCCTCAGCTCCTGCAAGATAATCCATTTT ACCAACGGGAGCCAGTACAAGATGCAGCTGTACGAGAAGGCAGACTTTGGGGGCCAGGCGGTGGAGGCCACAGAGGACTGCCCctccatcctggagaagttccGTCTGAGGGAGGTCAACTCCTGCAAGGTCTTCGATGGCTGCTGGGTGCTCTATGAACACCCCAACTACCGGGGACGCCAGTACTTCCTGGAGAAGGGGGAGTACCGTAAACCCAGTGAGTGGGGGGCTATCAGTGTGGCGGTGCAATCCTTCAGACGCTTCACTGAATGA